The following are from one region of the Cyclopterus lumpus isolate fCycLum1 chromosome 21, fCycLum1.pri, whole genome shotgun sequence genome:
- the twist2 gene encoding twist-related protein 2, with product MEEGSSSPVSPVDSLVTSEEELDKMQKSFPAKKRQSKKCSEDSSGSSPGPVKRVKKPSPSSNQSYEELQNQRCLANVRERQRTQSLNDAFSSLRKIIPTLPSDKLSKIQTLKLASRYIDFLCQVLQSDEMDNKMSSCSYVAHERLSYAFSVWRMEGAWSMSASH from the coding sequence ATGGAAGAGGGCTCCAGTTCCCCGGTCTCCCCTGTGGATAGTCTGGTGACCAgcgaggaggagctggacaaaATGCAGAAGAGCTTCCCGGCGAAGAAGAGGCAGAGCAAGAAGTGCAGCGAGgacagcagcggcagcagcccGGGCCCCGTGAAGCGGGTCAAGAAGCCCAGTCCGAGCAGCAACCAGTCGTACGAGGAGCTACAGAACCAGCGGTGCCTGGCCAACGTGCGCGAGAGGCAACGCACGCAGTCTCTGAACGACGCGTTTTCGTCGCTGCGCAAGATCATCCCCACGCTGCCCTCGGACAAACTGAGCAAGATACAGACGCTGAAGCTCGCCTCCAGATACATTGACTTCCTCTGCCAGGTGCTGCAGAGCGACGAGATGGACAACAAGATGTCCAGCTGCAGCTACGTCGCGCACGAGAGACTCAGTTACGCGTTCTCCGTGTGGAGGATGGAGGGCGCGTGGTCGATGTCAGCATCACACTAG